The following are encoded together in the Glycine max cultivar Williams 82 chromosome 8, Glycine_max_v4.0, whole genome shotgun sequence genome:
- the LOC100793294 gene encoding 1-aminocyclopropane-1-carboxylate oxidase 1 yields MEIPVIDFSNLNGDKRGDTMALLHEACEKWGCFMVENHEIDTQLMEKLKQLINTYYEEDLKESFYQSEIAKRLEKQQNTSDIDWEITFFIWHRPTSNINEIPNISRELCQTMDEYIAQLLKLGEKLSELMSENLGLEKDYIKKAFSGSGEGPAVGTKVAKYPQCPRPELVRGLREHTDAGGIILLLQDDKVPGLEFFKDGKWVEIPPPKNNAVFVNTGDQVEVLSNGLYKSVLHRVMPDNSGSRTSIATFYNPIGDAIISPAPKLLYPSNFRYGDYLKLYGSTKFGEKAPRFECMKNMTNGHKNIPA; encoded by the exons ATGGAGATCCCTGTGATAGATTTTAGTAACCTCAATGGGGACAAGAGGGGTGACACAATGGCCCTATTGCACGAAGCTTGTGAAAAATGGGGCTGCTTTATG GTTGAGAACCATGAAATTGACACACAACTGATGGAGAAGTTGAAGCAGTTAATCAATACATACTATGAGGAAGACCTAAAGGAAAGCTTCTACCAGTCTGAGATAGCCAAGAGGTTGGAGAAACAGCAGAACACCTCTGATATAGATTGGGAAATTACCTTCTTCATTTGGCATCGCCCCACCTCTAACATCAATGAAATTCCAAACATCTCTCGGGAGCTTTG CCAAACAATGGATGAGTACATTGCACAGCTCCTGAAGCTGGGAGAGAAGTTATCTGAGCTCATGAGTGAAAATCTTGGTTTGGAGAAGGATTACATCAAGAAAGCATTTTCTGGAAGTGGTGAGGGTCCTGCTGTGGGAACAAAAGTGGCCAAGTACCCTCAGTGTCCACGTCCAGAACTTGTGAGGGGACTTAGAGAGCACACAGATGCGGGTGGCATCATTCTACTGCTCCAAGATGACAAAGTGCCTGGTCTGGAATTCTTCAAAGATGGCAAATGGGTCGAGATTCCACCACCCAAGAACAATGCCGTTTTTGTGAACACGGGTGATCAAGTGGAAGTGTTGAGCAATGGCTTATATAAAAGTGTTCTGCATAGGGTCATGCCTGACAATAGTGGAAGCAGAACCTCCATTGCTACCTTTTATAATCCCATTGGAGATGCCATTATTTCCCCAGCTCCTAAGCTCTTGTACCCAAGCAATTTCCGTTATGGGGACTATTTGAAGCTCTATGGCAGCACCAAGTTCGGTGAAAAGGCTCCTCGATTTGAATGCATGAAGAACATGACCAATGGCCATAAAAATATTCCAGCTTGA
- the LOC100815633 gene encoding tetraspanin-2 produces the protein MGVSNNITAVLNLIATLASIPIIASGIWLASKPDNECVANFRWPIVIIGILILLVSLAGFVGAYWNKQGLLALYLFCMALLIALLLLVLVFAFVVTRPDGAYDVPGRGYKEYRLHGFSSWLRNHVTGSGSWQKIRPCLAASDVCSKLTQDYITADQFFNSHISPLQSGCCKPPTACGYNYVNPILWTNPVNPMADSDCYLWNNDQNQLCYNCNACKAGLLGNLRKEWRKANIILIVAVVVLIWVYVIACSAFRNAQTENLFDRYKQGWV, from the exons ATGGGGGTAAGCAACAACATCACCGCAGTGCTGAACTTGATAGCTACGCTGGCCTCAATTCCGATCATAGCCTCCGGCATTTGGCTGGCATCGAAGCCCGACAACGAGTGCGTGGCCAACTTCCGGTGGCCCATTGTCATCATCGGCATCCTCATCCTCCTCGTTTCCCTGGCCGGTTTTGTCGGTGCCTACTGGAACAAACAGGGTCTCCTCGCCCTCTACCTCTTCTGTATGGCTCTCCTCATCGCCCTCCTCCTCCTCGTTCTCGTCTTCGCATTCGTCGTCACCAGACCCGATGGAGCCTACGATGTCCCCGGAAGAGGCTACAAGGAGTACAGGCTTCACGGCTTCTCCTCCTGGTTGAGGAACCACGTCACCGGTTCCGGGAGTTGGCAGAAGATAAGGCCCTGTTTGGCTGCTTCTGATGTCTGCTCTAAGCTCACCCAGGATTACATCACTGCTGATCAATTCTTCAATTCCCATATCTCCCCCTTACAG TCAGGATGTTGCAAGCCTCCCACTGCTTGTGGGTACAATTATGTAAACCCCATACTATGGACAAACCCTGTGAACCCTATGGCTGATTCAGATTGCTACTTGTGGAACAATGACCAGAATCAGCTATGCTACAATTGTAATGCGTGCAAGGCTGGTCTATTGGGTAACCTCAGAAAAGAATGGAGGAAAGCAAATATCATTCTCATTGTGGCAGTGGTGGTCCTCATATGGGTCTATGTCATAGCTTGTAGTGCCTTCAGGAATGCCCAAACAGAAAACCTCTTCGACCGTTACAAACAGGGTTGGGTTTGA